The following are from one region of the Odontesthes bonariensis isolate fOdoBon6 chromosome 16, fOdoBon6.hap1, whole genome shotgun sequence genome:
- the jam3b gene encoding junctional adhesion molecule 3B, translating into MYASQTEHCIDTKMARTRLACLLTLLSTHCYFSVLAVVLKTDNKSPWTDEFDKIELSCLIESISTPNPRIEWKKITSEGPSYVYFDRKISGDLENRAVIREPATLLITNATRSDTAKYRCEVTAAGDQKSFDEIVIDLVVRVKPVVPKCSVPKSVPFGKSAELSCVEEEGFPKSQYQWFKNKEEIPDDPKSSLKFFNSSYTLSGATGTLKFIAVRKEDAGEYFCRAKNDAGNAECAPQKMEVYDIDIVGIVLGVLVVVVVLLCITVGIFCAYKQGYFSTQKQTGNNYKVPAKGDGVDYVRTEDEGDFRHKSSFVI; encoded by the exons ATGTACGCCAGTCAAACCGAGCATTGCATCGACACCAAGATGGCGAGAACACGTCTGGCTTGCCTCCTGACTCTCCTCTCAACTCACT GCTACTTCAGCGTGTTAGCAGTGGTCCTGAAAACGGATAACAAATCACCGTGGACAGACGAGTTTGACA AAATTGAATTATCGTGTTTGATTGAGTCCATTTCCACGCCAAATCCCAGGATTGAATGGAAGAAGATCACAAGCGAGGGGCCGAGTTACGTGTACTTTGACAGGAAGATCTCAG GTGACCTGGAAAATCGAGCCGTGATCAGAGAGCCGGCCACATTATTGATAACCAACGCTACCAGATCAGACACAGCCAAGTATCGCTGTGAGGTGACCGCTGCTGGTGACCAGAAGTCGTTTGATGAGATTGTGATTGACCTTGTCGTAAGAG TAAAGCCAGTGGTGCCAAAATGCAGCGTTCCAAAGTCGGTGCCTTTCGGGAAgtcagctgagctgagctgcgTGGAGGAGGAGGGCTTCCCCAAGTCTCAGTACCAGTGGTTCAAGAACAAGGAGGAGATTCCCGACGACCCAAAGAGCAGCCTCAAGTTCTTCAACTCCTCGTACACGCTCAGCGGAGCAACAGGAACTCTG AAATTCATCGCGGTCCGAAAAGAAGACGCGGGCGAGTATTTCTGCCGAGCGAAGAACGATGCAGGAAACGCCGAGTGTGCACCTCAGAAGATGGAAGTGT ATGATATCGATATCGTGGGAATCGTACTGGGAgtgctggtggtggtggtagtgCTCCTATGTATAACAGTGGGGATCTTCTGCGCTTACAAACAAGGCTACTTCTCCACCCAAAAACAGACGGGGAACAA TTACAAAGTTCCCGCTAAAGGAGACGGAGTGGACTACGTCAGGACGGAGGATGAG GGGGACTTCCGACACAAGTCGTCGTTTGTGATCTGA